Proteins encoded by one window of Burkholderia plantarii:
- the mreC gene encoding rod shape-determining protein MreC has protein sequence MEYSPPPLFKQGPSALARLIFFVALAIALLVSDARFSTLEIVRGILGTALYPLQRAALVPRDLFMGAADLAATNASLRHDNQQLHQRNLTLSLQANQAALLAADNAHLRAVLGLRARIAAQATPVEIQYDTSDPFSQKVVIGRGPHDEIQNGAPVVTEDGVIGQITRVFPLQAEITLITDRDLAIPVQVLRTGLRSVIYGTPKGDSLDLRFVPTSADLMVGDELVTSGLDGLYPPGLPVARVVRIDKLADTAFAHVVCMPIAAVRGAREMLVLHYQSDVPPRPVDPEPAADKNAKGRKGAKTADRGKGDGAAQPASTAAAASGARSAEQPAGKPAEKPAGKSAEPAAARPAPRPATAAAPATARPAPAAPAAAPSRGAQP, from the coding sequence CGCGCGCTTCAGCACGCTCGAAATCGTCCGGGGCATTCTCGGCACCGCGCTGTACCCGCTGCAGCGGGCCGCGCTGGTGCCGCGCGACCTGTTCATGGGCGCGGCCGATCTCGCCGCGACCAACGCGTCGCTGCGCCACGACAACCAGCAGTTGCACCAGCGCAACCTGACGCTGTCGCTGCAGGCCAATCAGGCCGCCCTGCTCGCGGCCGACAACGCCCACCTGCGCGCCGTGCTCGGCCTGCGCGCGCGCATCGCCGCGCAGGCCACGCCGGTCGAGATCCAGTACGACACGAGCGACCCGTTCTCGCAGAAGGTCGTGATCGGCCGCGGCCCGCACGACGAGATCCAGAACGGCGCGCCGGTGGTCACCGAGGACGGCGTGATCGGCCAGATCACACGCGTGTTCCCGCTGCAGGCCGAGATCACGCTGATCACCGACCGCGATCTCGCGATCCCCGTGCAGGTGCTGCGCACCGGGCTGCGCAGCGTGATCTACGGCACTCCGAAGGGCGACTCGCTGGACCTGCGCTTCGTGCCGACCAGCGCGGACCTGATGGTCGGCGACGAGCTCGTGACGAGCGGCCTCGACGGCCTCTATCCGCCCGGGCTGCCGGTCGCCAGGGTGGTCCGCATCGACAAGCTCGCCGATACCGCGTTCGCGCACGTCGTCTGCATGCCGATCGCCGCCGTGCGCGGCGCGCGCGAAATGCTCGTGCTGCACTACCAGAGCGACGTGCCGCCGCGTCCGGTCGATCCGGAGCCGGCCGCCGACAAGAACGCGAAGGGCAGGAAAGGCGCGAAAACCGCCGACAGGGGCAAGGGCGACGGAGCCGCCCAGCCGGCCAGCACGGCCGCCGCGGCCAGCGGCGCCAGATCGGCGGAACAGCCAGCCGGAAAACCCGCTGAAAAGCCCGCCGGAAAATCCGCCGAGCCGGCCGCCGCCCGACCGGCGCCGCGCCCCGCCACGGCGGCGGCCCCGGCCACCGCGCGTCCGGCCCCGGCGGCCCCCGCCGCCGCCCCGTCACGCGGAGCGCAGCCATGA
- the mreD gene encoding rod shape-determining protein MreD, with amino-acid sequence MSRPQYILQPVNPYFIVFSLAAAFLLNLMPWGRLPGVPDFVAVVLLFWNIHQPRKVGMGVAFLLGILMDVHDAGLLGEHALAYTLLSYGAITIHRRVLWLSLGVQMFYVAPLLVVAQLVPFVIRLVMGAAFPGWSYLVDGFVEAVLWPLASLLLLMPQRRPVDPDDTRPI; translated from the coding sequence ATGAGCCGTCCGCAATACATCCTGCAGCCGGTCAATCCGTACTTCATCGTCTTCAGCCTCGCCGCCGCGTTCCTGCTGAACCTGATGCCGTGGGGGCGGCTGCCCGGCGTGCCCGACTTCGTCGCCGTGGTGCTGCTGTTCTGGAACATCCACCAGCCGCGCAAGGTCGGCATGGGCGTGGCGTTCCTGCTCGGGATCCTGATGGACGTCCACGACGCGGGGCTGCTCGGCGAGCACGCGCTCGCTTACACGCTGCTGTCGTATGGCGCGATCACGATCCACCGCCGCGTGCTGTGGCTCTCGCTCGGCGTGCAGATGTTCTACGTGGCGCCGCTGCTGGTGGTGGCGCAGCTCGTGCCGTTCGTGATCCGCCTCGTGATGGGCGCCGCGTTCCCGGGCTGGAGCTATCTCGTCGACGGGTTCGTGGAGGCCGTGCTCTGGCCGCTCGCGAGCCTCCTGCTGTTGATGCCGCAACGCCGCCCGGTCGATCCGGACGACACGCGGCCGATCTGA
- the mrdA gene encoding penicillin-binding protein 2 — MTEFKDTQQQLSKFRLRVAAAGLFVFVCFGLLATRFFYLQVWQHSKYALQADENRISVAPIVPNRGIITDRNGVVLARNYSAYTLEITPSKLTDTLDNTINALSEVIPIDARDRRRFKKLQEDSKNFESLPIRTRLSDEEVARFTAQRWRFPGVEVRARLFRQYPLGPTAAHVIGYIGRISKRDQDHIDAMSEANDGDPEHYDPRRDANNYKGTDYIGKIGVEQSYETELHGVTGFEEVEVTAGGRPVRTLSRTQATPGDNLVLSIDIGLQQVAEQAFAGKRGALVAIEPSTGDVLAFVSSPSFDPNSFVDGIDQQTWDELNTSPDKPLLNRPLHGTYPPGSTYKPFMALAGLELGKRTPGWGFQDPGYFTFGGHTFRNDVRSGQGWVDMNRAIMVSNDTYFYMLARDLGVTNIANFMKPFGFGQITGIDVQGEARGVLPSPEWKRKTFRKPALQKWYDGETISLGIGQGYNSFTILQLAHAMATLADNGVVMKPHLVKEIEDPITRERHLTVPKESAVIPLKQANIDVVKRGLENVIENPSGTAYQVFRGAPYTAAGKTGTAQVFSLQGSNYRGHLLAERLRDHALFTAYAPADHPRIALALIVENGGWGAQSAGPIARKVLDFYLVERQNPVNEATAVAAAASATAPVSAPVVGDTTQPVEIAAGFTALPQPVPPAAASAAAAASGASAADAASGGMPDGAGASGSGDSAGAAAPVEASLPPARRLPRRPHRAPASAASAPAAARDERTPARPAAAGIDE, encoded by the coding sequence ATGACCGAATTCAAGGACACACAACAGCAGCTCTCGAAGTTCCGCCTGCGCGTCGCGGCGGCGGGGCTGTTCGTGTTCGTCTGCTTCGGGCTGCTCGCGACCCGCTTCTTCTACCTGCAGGTCTGGCAGCACAGCAAATACGCGCTGCAGGCCGACGAGAACCGCATCTCGGTCGCGCCGATCGTGCCGAACCGCGGCATCATCACCGACCGCAACGGCGTGGTGCTGGCGCGCAATTACTCCGCGTACACGCTCGAAATCACGCCGTCGAAGCTGACCGACACGCTCGACAACACCATCAACGCGCTCTCGGAGGTGATCCCGATCGACGCGCGCGACCGCCGCCGCTTCAAGAAGCTGCAGGAGGATTCGAAGAATTTCGAAAGCCTGCCGATCCGCACCCGCTTGAGCGACGAGGAAGTGGCGCGCTTCACGGCGCAGCGCTGGCGCTTTCCCGGCGTCGAGGTGCGCGCGCGGCTGTTCCGGCAATACCCGCTCGGGCCGACGGCCGCGCACGTGATCGGCTACATCGGCCGGATCTCGAAGCGCGACCAGGATCACATCGACGCGATGAGCGAAGCGAACGACGGCGATCCCGAGCACTACGACCCGCGCCGCGACGCCAACAACTACAAGGGCACCGACTACATCGGCAAGATCGGCGTCGAGCAGAGCTACGAGACCGAGCTGCACGGCGTGACCGGTTTCGAGGAAGTCGAGGTGACGGCGGGTGGGCGGCCGGTGCGCACGCTGTCGCGCACCCAGGCCACGCCCGGCGACAATCTCGTGCTGTCGATCGACATCGGGCTGCAGCAGGTGGCCGAGCAGGCGTTCGCCGGCAAGCGCGGCGCGCTGGTGGCGATCGAGCCGAGCACGGGCGACGTGCTCGCGTTCGTGTCGTCGCCGAGCTTCGACCCGAACTCGTTCGTCGACGGGATCGACCAGCAGACCTGGGACGAACTCAACACCTCGCCCGACAAGCCGCTGCTGAACCGCCCGCTGCACGGCACCTACCCGCCCGGCTCGACCTACAAGCCGTTCATGGCGCTGGCCGGGCTCGAACTGGGCAAGCGCACGCCCGGCTGGGGCTTCCAGGATCCCGGCTACTTCACGTTCGGCGGCCACACGTTCCGCAACGACGTGCGCTCGGGCCAGGGCTGGGTCGACATGAACCGCGCGATCATGGTGTCGAACGACACCTACTTCTACATGCTCGCGCGCGACCTCGGCGTGACCAACATCGCGAACTTCATGAAGCCGTTCGGCTTCGGCCAGATCACCGGCATCGACGTGCAGGGCGAAGCGCGCGGCGTGCTGCCGTCGCCGGAATGGAAGCGCAAGACGTTCCGCAAGCCCGCGCTGCAGAAGTGGTACGACGGCGAAACCATCAGCCTCGGGATCGGCCAGGGCTACAACTCGTTCACGATCCTGCAGCTCGCGCACGCGATGGCCACGCTGGCCGACAACGGCGTCGTGATGAAGCCCCACCTGGTCAAGGAAATCGAGGACCCGATCACGCGCGAGCGGCACCTGACCGTGCCGAAGGAAAGCGCCGTGATCCCGCTCAAGCAGGCCAACATCGACGTGGTCAAGCGCGGCCTGGAGAACGTGATCGAGAACCCGTCCGGCACCGCCTACCAGGTCTTCCGCGGCGCGCCCTACACGGCGGCCGGCAAGACCGGCACGGCGCAGGTTTTCTCGCTGCAGGGCTCGAACTACCGCGGCCACCTGCTTGCCGAACGGCTGCGCGACCACGCGCTCTTCACCGCCTACGCGCCGGCCGACCATCCGCGCATCGCGCTCGCGCTGATCGTCGAGAACGGCGGCTGGGGTGCGCAGTCAGCCGGCCCGATCGCGCGCAAGGTGCTCGACTTCTATCTGGTCGAGCGCCAGAACCCCGTCAACGAGGCTACCGCGGTGGCCGCCGCCGCCTCGGCCACCGCACCCGTCAGCGCGCCCGTGGTCGGCGACACCACCCAGCCCGTGGAAATCGCGGCCGGCTTCACGGCGCTGCCGCAGCCGGTGCCGCCCGCCGCCGCGAGCGCGGCCGCCGCGGCCAGCGGCGCGAGCGCGGCCGATGCAGCCTCGGGCGGCATGCCCGATGGCGCGGGCGCGTCCGGCTCCGGTGATTCCGCCGGCGCCGCGGCGCCCGTCGAGGCCAGCCTGCCGCCCGCCCGGCGGCTGCCGCGCAGGCCGCACCGCGCGCCCGCGAGCGCGGCCTCCGCGCCCGCCGCGGCGCGCGACGAACGCACTCCCGCCCGGCCCGCCGCGGCCGGCATCGACGAATAA
- the rodA gene encoding rod shape-determining protein RodA, producing the protein MQFDKRAWLDKAKQMFAGFDRPLALIVFLLLCVGIVTLYSASIDMPGRVEDQLRNIMLTFVLMWIIANIPPQTLMRFAVPLYSFGIALLVAVALFGMTKKGAKRWLNIGVVIQPSEILKIATPLMLAWYYQRREGGIRWYDYLVAFGILLLPVGLIAKQPDLGTAVLVLAAGLFVIYLAGLSFKLIVPVLVAGVIAVVAIATFEDKICQPQVVWPLMHDYQKHRVCTLLDPTTDPLGKGFHTIQAVIAIGSGGPFGKGYLKGTQAHLEFIPEKHTDFIFAVYSEEFGLAGGLVLLTLYMALITRGLIIAAQGSTLFGRLLAGSLSLGFFTYAFVNVGMVSGVLPVVGVPLPFMSYGGTALITLGVATGLIMSVGRQKRLMKS; encoded by the coding sequence ATGCAATTCGACAAGCGCGCCTGGCTCGACAAGGCCAAACAGATGTTCGCGGGCTTCGACCGCCCGCTCGCGCTGATCGTGTTCCTGCTGCTCTGCGTGGGCATCGTCACGCTCTACAGCGCGAGCATCGACATGCCCGGGCGCGTCGAGGACCAGCTTCGCAACATCATGCTGACGTTCGTGCTGATGTGGATCATCGCGAACATCCCGCCGCAGACGCTGATGCGCTTCGCGGTGCCGCTCTACTCGTTCGGCATCGCGCTGCTGGTGGCCGTCGCGCTGTTCGGGATGACCAAGAAGGGCGCGAAACGCTGGCTCAACATCGGCGTCGTGATCCAGCCGTCGGAGATCCTCAAGATCGCCACGCCGCTGATGCTCGCCTGGTACTACCAGCGCCGCGAGGGCGGGATTCGCTGGTACGACTATCTGGTCGCGTTCGGCATCCTGCTGCTGCCGGTCGGGCTGATCGCCAAGCAGCCCGACCTCGGCACCGCCGTGCTGGTGCTGGCGGCCGGCCTGTTCGTGATCTACCTGGCCGGGCTGTCGTTCAAGCTGATCGTGCCGGTGCTCGTCGCCGGCGTGATCGCCGTGGTCGCGATCGCCACCTTCGAGGACAAGATCTGCCAGCCGCAGGTGGTCTGGCCGCTGATGCACGACTACCAGAAACACCGCGTCTGCACCCTGCTCGATCCCACCACCGATCCGCTCGGCAAGGGCTTCCACACGATCCAGGCGGTGATCGCGATCGGTTCGGGCGGGCCGTTCGGCAAGGGCTACCTGAAGGGCACGCAGGCCCACCTCGAGTTCATCCCCGAGAAGCACACCGACTTCATCTTCGCGGTGTACTCCGAGGAATTCGGGCTCGCGGGCGGCCTCGTGCTGCTCACGCTCTACATGGCGCTGATCACGCGCGGGCTGATCATCGCCGCGCAGGGCTCGACGCTGTTCGGGCGCCTGCTGGCCGGCTCGCTGTCGCTCGGCTTCTTCACCTATGCGTTCGTCAACGTCGGGATGGTCAGCGGCGTGTTGCCGGTGGTGGGCGTGCCGCTGCCGTTCATGAGCTACGGCGGCACCGCGCTGATCACGCTCGGCGTCGCGACCGGCCTGATCATGAGCGTCGGGCGGCAGAAGCGGCTGATGAAGTCGTAG